In Alteribacter lacisalsi, a genomic segment contains:
- a CDS encoding OsmC family protein yields MKKINMEVSVHAEGMTSEAKAGKHAFVIDEGTRMGGKDSGPNPLQSVLGALAACENVTARMAAKEMNFTFDSMDFQVRGEFDPRGFMGEPGVRPYFETVTIETTVKTEETEELLNELKEKVEARCPVYTMMKEAGVTMHDTWKKA; encoded by the coding sequence ATGAAGAAGATAAATATGGAAGTATCTGTACATGCCGAGGGAATGACTTCCGAAGCAAAAGCAGGAAAGCATGCGTTTGTAATTGATGAGGGTACCCGGATGGGCGGAAAAGACAGCGGCCCAAACCCGCTCCAGTCCGTTCTTGGAGCCCTTGCAGCCTGTGAAAATGTGACTGCCCGCATGGCAGCTAAAGAAATGAATTTCACCTTTGATTCAATGGACTTTCAGGTTCGGGGCGAATTTGATCCCAGAGGATTTATGGGCGAGCCCGGTGTCCGGCCTTACTTTGAAACTGTCACAATTGAAACAACCGTTAAAACGGAGGAGACAGAGGAACTCCTTAATGAACTGAAAGAAAAAGTCGAGGCCCGCTGCCCGGTATACACGATGATGAAGGAAGCCGGCGTAACCATGCACGACACCTGGAAAAAGGCCTGA
- a CDS encoding DUF624 domain-containing protein yields the protein MRHAMTVFYRSIFDTYQNLGTVLWATILWWLSILPVITLGPATAGLLYVIRQKRLGKSVRPRDYWYAFRLYLKPGVLLTLLYLLVSVPGAVYFFLLLQWGTFLTYFGAMIVLYILILWHLLLLYTMPLMVEQKLHSPALLLKRALRLVTENYLFTVNIVLYMVILTIICTVISIFIVIWAGWMAMTAYNSMMYLMSKYDEDQYAFDPEVKWGRIWRTWK from the coding sequence ATGAGACATGCCATGACTGTGTTTTACCGTTCCATCTTCGATACGTATCAGAATCTGGGTACTGTGCTGTGGGCCACCATTCTCTGGTGGCTCAGCATCCTCCCTGTAATCACTCTTGGACCGGCCACTGCCGGGCTCTTGTACGTGATCAGGCAGAAACGGCTCGGCAAGTCCGTCCGACCCCGGGATTACTGGTACGCTTTTCGGCTCTATCTGAAGCCAGGGGTTCTTCTGACACTGCTGTACCTGCTTGTAAGCGTACCCGGGGCCGTTTACTTTTTTCTGCTCCTTCAATGGGGTACCTTTCTAACATATTTCGGTGCTATGATTGTGCTTTATATTCTGATTCTGTGGCACCTTCTGCTGCTCTATACCATGCCTTTAATGGTGGAACAGAAGCTTCATTCACCTGCCCTTCTTCTCAAGAGGGCGCTACGTCTCGTGACGGAAAATTACCTGTTTACAGTCAACATTGTCCTGTATATGGTCATTTTGACGATCATCTGTACGGTGATTTCCATTTTCATCGTGATCTGGGCAGGCTGGATGGCGATGACTGCCTACAATTCGATGATGTACCTGATGTCAAAATACGATGAGGATCAGTACGCCTTCGATCCAGAAGTCAAGTGGGGCCGAATCTGGCGAACATGGAAATAA
- a CDS encoding MATE family efflux transporter yields MEHVESGREKAQLFLRILWPIMVTQVSFFAMNLVDTIMSGRVGTDDLAGVAIGSSLWLPVFAGINGILLAVTTIVAQLVGSGQKDRIAYAVTQSLYLAVAIALMVAVAGSVVLEPFLNVMHLDAAVHYISFHYLIGLAFGIIPLFLASVLRNFFDGQGLTRITMMIVIIAVPFNVLLNYGFIFGNFGLPALGGIGAGYATAATYWIIFAISVVMTFKIPVIRRFQIFVTWFKPSWKTWKEQLAIGIPIGLSIFFESSIFAVVTLLMGVMFTTVTVAAHQVALSFTSLIFMIPLSISMALTIVVGFSVGGRRFKAARTYAHLGVWGAIGFLAVGAVFLYFFREQIALLYTSDWEVVAMAGQFIIIAIVYQLSDAAQSGLQGVLRGYKDVKVPFYTAFVSYWLVGIPAGYLLAAYTWMGPFGLWVGITLGLTCAAAGFFVRLLIVQRRAEQESAVLTEQ; encoded by the coding sequence ATGGAACACGTGGAATCAGGCAGGGAAAAGGCGCAGCTGTTTTTAAGAATTTTGTGGCCAATTATGGTCACGCAGGTGAGCTTTTTTGCCATGAATCTGGTTGATACAATTATGAGCGGACGGGTAGGGACCGATGACCTGGCAGGTGTAGCGATCGGCTCGAGTCTCTGGCTGCCGGTGTTTGCGGGGATTAATGGGATTCTTCTGGCGGTTACCACGATTGTGGCCCAGCTGGTCGGAAGCGGCCAGAAGGACCGGATCGCCTACGCGGTTACACAGTCACTGTATCTGGCGGTTGCCATTGCGCTCATGGTGGCAGTGGCGGGAAGTGTTGTTCTTGAACCGTTTTTGAACGTCATGCATCTGGACGCAGCGGTGCATTATATATCGTTTCATTATCTGATCGGGCTGGCTTTCGGCATCATTCCCCTATTCCTGGCAAGTGTGCTTCGGAACTTTTTCGATGGACAGGGACTCACCCGGATCACGATGATGATCGTGATTATTGCCGTTCCTTTTAACGTTCTGTTAAATTATGGATTTATCTTTGGGAACTTCGGGCTTCCGGCTCTTGGCGGCATCGGCGCAGGCTATGCCACAGCAGCCACGTACTGGATTATTTTTGCAATCAGTGTAGTCATGACCTTCAAGATTCCGGTAATCCGCAGGTTCCAGATCTTTGTGACCTGGTTCAAACCATCATGGAAAACATGGAAGGAACAGCTCGCCATCGGGATCCCGATCGGGCTTTCGATCTTTTTTGAATCGAGTATTTTTGCTGTGGTGACGCTTCTGATGGGCGTAATGTTTACGACAGTTACCGTAGCGGCGCACCAGGTGGCGCTAAGCTTTACGTCCCTTATTTTTATGATTCCCCTCAGCATCAGTATGGCGCTCACAATCGTTGTCGGCTTTTCGGTCGGCGGCAGACGGTTTAAGGCGGCGCGCACCTACGCTCATCTTGGCGTATGGGGGGCCATCGGCTTTCTCGCAGTCGGTGCTGTGTTTCTTTACTTTTTCCGTGAGCAGATCGCTCTATTGTATACGAGCGATTGGGAAGTGGTCGCGATGGCCGGTCAGTTTATCATCATCGCGATCGTCTATCAGCTTTCCGATGCGGCACAGTCCGGTCTTCAGGGGGTGCTTCGGGGGTACAAGGACGTGAAGGTGCCGTTTTACACCGCCTTCGTGTCGTACTGGCTCGTAGGCATCCCCGCGGGGTACCTTCTTGCCGCTTACACATGGATGGGGCCGTTCGGACTCTGGGTCGGAATCACCCTCGGTCTCACGTGCGCAGCAGCAGGATTTTTCGTCCGTCTGCTGATTGTGCAGCGGAGAGCTGAGCAGGAGTCGGCCGTACTTACGGAGCAGTAA
- a CDS encoding YidH family protein — MANKGTKTPDSAFIQQHLANERTFLAWLRTALALKGIGFLAASLHFTTPLKTYFSTTMAMTLSIVSFVSGTAIITLAALLFIRNKRTINTGQFRSSTVLIMAAAALIILVMLLLLVYFLTSAGV, encoded by the coding sequence ATGGCTAACAAAGGCACGAAAACACCTGACTCCGCTTTTATTCAGCAGCACCTTGCCAATGAAAGAACCTTTCTCGCCTGGCTCAGAACAGCCCTTGCCCTGAAAGGGATCGGCTTTCTGGCTGCAAGCCTGCATTTTACTACGCCGCTTAAAACGTACTTTTCCACCACGATGGCGATGACGTTGAGTATTGTCTCTTTTGTTTCCGGAACTGCCATTATTACGCTTGCCGCACTTCTTTTCATCAGAAATAAAAGAACGATCAATACAGGGCAATTCCGATCTTCCACAGTCCTGATCATGGCAGCAGCAGCGCTCATTATCCTTGTTATGCTTTTACTGCTTGTGTATTTTCTCACTTCCGCCGGTGTTTAA
- a CDS encoding 3-ketoacyl-ACP reductase, with translation MQSLEGKTALITGGSRGIGLATAKELAKEGVRLGLIGRSEEHLASAEKELKDIGATIVTAAADVADENAAHKAVKTVEQELGGIDILINNAGIAIRGTFAEIPADDWRRGFDVNVMGIVHVTQAALPGMIERNRGDIINISSMSGLKGTKGSSAYSATKFAVIGMSEGLMQEVRPHNIRVSVLTPSLVETDLTRGDAQRDPEKYTQAEDLAEFMVSQLKLEQRTFVKTAAIWATNPF, from the coding sequence ATGCAATCATTAGAAGGTAAAACCGCACTCATAACCGGTGGAAGCCGCGGGATCGGACTTGCCACCGCAAAGGAACTTGCAAAAGAAGGTGTCCGTCTTGGCCTGATCGGCCGCTCGGAGGAGCACCTGGCTTCGGCTGAAAAGGAACTTAAAGACATCGGGGCCACCATAGTCACCGCGGCCGCAGACGTGGCTGATGAAAATGCCGCGCACAAAGCCGTTAAAACGGTGGAACAGGAACTGGGCGGCATCGACATTCTTATTAATAATGCCGGCATTGCCATCCGCGGCACATTCGCCGAGATTCCGGCTGATGACTGGCGCCGGGGCTTTGATGTGAATGTGATGGGCATTGTCCACGTCACGCAGGCTGCCCTCCCCGGCATGATCGAGCGAAACCGCGGTGACATCATCAATATTTCCTCTATGTCGGGTCTCAAAGGCACAAAAGGTTCAAGCGCCTATAGTGCGACGAAATTTGCCGTGATCGGCATGAGCGAGGGGCTCATGCAGGAAGTACGTCCGCATAACATCCGCGTGAGCGTCCTCACGCCGAGTCTTGTAGAGACGGACCTTACCCGCGGTGACGCTCAGCGTGACCCGGAAAAATATACACAAGCCGAGGACCTGGCCGAATTCATGGTCAGCCAACTCAAACTCGAGCAGCGCACATTTGTGAAAACGGCCGCGATATGGGCAACGAATCCGTTCTAG
- a CDS encoding MBL fold metallo-hydrolase, whose translation MFLKYFYDDSLAQASYMVGCQATGEAAIVDPSRNIEAYIRTAEKQGFTITAALETHIHADFVSGSIELSDRTGATVYHSAEGERNGGYSFPASVNTAPVRHKDTINIGKTVFEVLHTPGHTPEHISFLLTDGANPKKPIGIFTGDFVFVGDVGRPDLLEKSVGVKDSATKGASQMFESLKQFKQLDDYLQVWPGHGAGSSCGKALGAVPTTTVGYEKQFNPALQYDDEQSFSDFLLDGQPEPPAYFKEMKELNKGVTGLLGAIEQPVEFAYSEEKIRELAQDEQALVVDTRPSSLYSQGHLAGTINIPYPDGFLEWMGWLTDYRLNVYLIAEPEVKASLAEAFYSIGIDNVRGFFSPKNVSQAKEQRTYETVPPSEIKELKREDKIRIVDVRFENEWNAERIPGAIHVMLGSLQEEAEEKIPHDKPVAVHCASGKRSAIAASILLNKGYEVKNIGGGFAKWKADSLETEKP comes from the coding sequence ATGTTCTTAAAATACTTTTATGATGATTCACTTGCACAGGCTTCCTATATGGTCGGGTGCCAGGCAACCGGAGAAGCGGCCATCGTGGATCCGTCCCGAAACATTGAAGCTTACATCCGAACAGCAGAAAAACAGGGCTTTACGATCACCGCAGCCCTTGAAACCCATATCCACGCAGACTTCGTATCCGGCAGCATCGAACTCTCCGACAGAACTGGAGCGACTGTGTATCATTCCGCTGAAGGTGAGCGTAACGGGGGCTATTCGTTCCCTGCTTCCGTGAACACCGCCCCGGTCAGACACAAGGACACGATTAATATCGGAAAAACCGTGTTTGAGGTGCTTCATACGCCGGGGCACACCCCCGAGCACATCTCGTTCCTTCTGACCGACGGCGCCAATCCGAAAAAACCGATCGGTATTTTTACCGGGGACTTTGTGTTTGTCGGCGATGTGGGACGTCCTGATCTTCTTGAAAAATCCGTCGGTGTAAAAGACTCCGCCACAAAAGGTGCCAGTCAGATGTTCGAATCCCTGAAGCAATTTAAACAGCTTGACGACTATCTGCAGGTATGGCCGGGCCACGGTGCCGGAAGCTCGTGCGGCAAAGCGCTCGGCGCGGTGCCCACCACCACTGTCGGCTACGAAAAACAGTTCAACCCGGCCCTGCAGTATGACGATGAACAGTCGTTCAGCGACTTCCTTCTGGACGGTCAGCCGGAACCGCCCGCTTATTTTAAAGAAATGAAGGAACTGAACAAAGGTGTCACCGGCCTTCTCGGGGCCATCGAACAGCCTGTGGAGTTTGCCTACAGCGAGGAAAAAATCAGGGAACTGGCTCAGGATGAGCAGGCGCTGGTGGTTGACACCCGCCCATCTTCTCTGTATTCACAGGGACATCTGGCAGGCACCATTAATATCCCCTATCCGGACGGCTTTCTGGAATGGATGGGCTGGCTTACGGATTACCGGTTGAACGTGTACCTGATTGCCGAGCCGGAAGTGAAAGCTTCTCTTGCAGAAGCGTTTTACAGCATTGGCATCGACAATGTGAGAGGCTTCTTCTCACCAAAAAACGTCTCACAGGCAAAAGAACAGCGGACGTACGAAACCGTCCCGCCTTCGGAAATTAAAGAGCTGAAACGTGAAGACAAGATCCGCATTGTGGACGTCCGCTTTGAAAACGAGTGGAACGCCGAACGCATCCCTGGAGCGATCCACGTGATGCTCGGCAGCCTGCAGGAAGAGGCCGAGGAAAAAATCCCGCACGACAAGCCGGTTGCCGTTCATTGCGCTTCCGGCAAGCGCTCCGCCATCGCAGCAAGCATTCTGCTCAACAAAGGCTATGAGGTGAAAAACATCGGTGGCGGCTTTGCCAAATGGAAAGCAGACAGCCTTGAAACCGAAAAACCGTAA
- the glpK gene encoding glycerol kinase GlpK, with translation MEKKYVLALDQGTTSSRAILFNRQGEIVDQAQKEFNQIFLNPGWVEHNANEIWSSILAVIAEVLSTTGVSPKEVASIGITNQRETTIVWDKETGRPIYHAIVWQSRQTSKICDELKSQGYNDTFRDKTGLLIDAYFSGTKVKWILDHVDGAREKADEGKLLFGTVDTWLIWKLSGGKAHVTDYTNASRTLMYNIYDLKWDEELLDILTVPESMLPEVKPSSEVYAETVSYHFFGEEVPIAGVAGDQQSALFGQACYEKGMAKNTYGTGCFMLMNTGTTAVKSDHGLLTTIAWGLDGKVEYALEGSIFVAGSAIQWLRDGLRMLKSAAASEQYALSVKSSDGVYVVPAFVGLGTPYWDSDVRGAIFGLTRGTEKEHFVRATLESLAYQTKDVLNAMAQDSGIEVKTLRVDGGAVANNFLMQFQSDMLDVPVQRPTVQETTALGAAYLAGLAVGFWKDRDEIKQNWKIDQTFEASMSSEDRDKLYDGWKKAVEAATVFKP, from the coding sequence ATGGAAAAGAAATATGTACTGGCTCTCGATCAGGGCACAACGAGTTCCAGAGCGATTTTATTTAACAGGCAGGGAGAAATTGTAGACCAGGCCCAGAAAGAATTTAACCAGATATTTCTAAATCCGGGCTGGGTGGAGCATAACGCCAACGAAATCTGGTCATCCATTCTGGCGGTAATCGCTGAGGTCCTCAGCACAACAGGTGTGTCACCTAAAGAAGTCGCTTCAATCGGGATTACAAACCAGCGTGAAACGACGATCGTGTGGGATAAAGAAACGGGGAGGCCGATCTATCATGCTATTGTCTGGCAGTCACGGCAGACTTCGAAGATTTGTGATGAGCTGAAAAGTCAGGGATATAACGATACTTTCAGAGATAAAACCGGTTTACTGATTGACGCCTACTTTTCCGGTACAAAGGTGAAGTGGATTCTGGATCACGTGGATGGTGCCCGTGAAAAAGCAGACGAAGGGAAGCTTCTCTTCGGGACGGTTGACACCTGGCTGATCTGGAAGCTTTCCGGGGGGAAAGCACACGTAACGGATTACACCAATGCTTCCAGGACGCTCATGTACAATATTTATGATTTGAAGTGGGATGAAGAACTGCTCGACATCCTGACGGTTCCCGAATCGATGCTGCCGGAGGTGAAACCCTCCTCGGAGGTGTATGCGGAAACGGTAAGCTATCATTTTTTTGGCGAGGAAGTGCCGATTGCGGGCGTAGCCGGAGACCAGCAGTCTGCGTTGTTCGGCCAGGCCTGCTATGAAAAAGGGATGGCCAAAAACACCTACGGAACGGGCTGCTTTATGCTGATGAATACAGGAACGACCGCTGTAAAATCTGATCATGGCCTGCTTACAACCATAGCCTGGGGGCTCGACGGAAAAGTGGAATATGCGCTGGAAGGAAGTATCTTTGTGGCAGGATCCGCGATCCAGTGGCTGCGGGACGGTCTGAGGATGTTAAAGTCCGCTGCTGCTTCCGAGCAGTATGCGCTATCTGTGAAATCTTCAGACGGTGTTTATGTGGTCCCGGCGTTTGTCGGGCTGGGAACGCCGTATTGGGACAGTGATGTCAGAGGGGCAATTTTCGGTTTAACGAGAGGAACTGAAAAAGAGCATTTCGTCAGAGCCACATTAGAATCGCTTGCCTATCAGACGAAGGACGTGTTAAACGCCATGGCACAGGACTCCGGGATTGAAGTGAAAACGCTGAGAGTGGACGGTGGAGCCGTGGCCAATAATTTCCTTATGCAGTTTCAGAGCGATATGCTGGATGTACCGGTTCAGCGGCCGACGGTTCAGGAAACAACAGCTTTAGGAGCAGCCTACCTGGCTGGGCTTGCTGTGGGATTCTGGAAGGACCGGGATGAAATTAAACAGAACTGGAAAATCGATCAGACTTTCGAAGCGTCAATGAGCAGTGAGGATCGTGACAAACTCTACGACGGATGGAAAAAAGCAGTGGAAGCCGCAACAGTTTTTAAGCCATGA
- a CDS encoding immunoglobulin-like domain-containing protein, which translates to MKRSLLPGLWSFIIILLAACGADGGQDLTEETSEFGDLPEVIGNPIDIDGDGADERVNVKLSTDVHQFDAGETLVLYTKNAGPEDITAEHAYSLEKKMDNEWIKVELSRGTAEESIVTLEAGESFGQEIDLPDDLPAGMYRFVKIVQDDYPLAALFDINE; encoded by the coding sequence TTGAAACGATCATTGCTTCCAGGCCTCTGGTCTTTCATTATAATATTGCTGGCAGCCTGCGGGGCAGACGGGGGCCAGGATCTGACAGAAGAAACTTCTGAGTTCGGTGATTTGCCTGAAGTCATTGGCAATCCGATAGACATAGACGGGGACGGTGCGGATGAACGGGTGAACGTGAAGCTTTCAACCGATGTACATCAGTTTGATGCCGGAGAGACTTTGGTTCTATATACGAAAAATGCCGGTCCCGAGGACATCACAGCCGAGCATGCCTACAGTCTGGAAAAAAAGATGGACAACGAATGGATTAAAGTTGAACTGAGCCGCGGGACAGCCGAAGAGTCGATTGTGACACTGGAAGCAGGCGAATCATTCGGGCAGGAAATCGACCTTCCTGACGATCTCCCGGCAGGCATGTACCGCTTTGTTAAAATCGTTCAGGACGACTACCCGCTGGCGGCATTGTTTGATATTAATGAATAA
- a CDS encoding ROK family transcriptional regulator — MTFIPKTGSFEGMKSLNKTAILNLVRLQGPISRAQIAKITKLTPPTVGTIVSEFLEEGILREEADLGKSKGGRKPIMLSINASRFYVIGVYGAAEVVRTVIATLDGKVKHEVNQPLTTLPSKDEFLQIITKNIHQVLSLEKAPAESVVGIGVAMHGLVDTEKGISVFAPHLNLENIPLKEVLEHEFTVPVFVENDVRALTLAESWYGQGQAVSNFICISVGLGVGSGMVLNNKIFRGPYHAAGEIGHTTVDVSGPRCHCGNHGCLEAYASEHAILYRIKKGIRMGRSTILTEWLRGDENSLTIEMVFKAAAEGDPHAVETLEDSGRYLGIAIANVINILTPSRIILEGRIFEAGDLILSPLRQMVEKGSLRHTMEKTKISTSSLGKDGMLTGAFTLVLRNIFIPEEV, encoded by the coding sequence ATGACATTTATCCCTAAAACAGGCAGCTTCGAAGGGATGAAATCGCTGAACAAAACAGCCATCCTTAATCTCGTCCGACTTCAGGGACCCATATCGAGAGCGCAGATTGCAAAAATTACAAAACTGACTCCTCCAACCGTCGGCACAATCGTCAGCGAGTTTCTTGAGGAAGGGATTCTGAGAGAAGAAGCCGATCTGGGTAAATCCAAAGGCGGCAGAAAACCGATTATGCTAAGCATTAATGCATCCCGTTTTTATGTGATCGGCGTTTACGGAGCAGCCGAGGTGGTGCGCACGGTGATTGCAACACTGGACGGAAAAGTAAAACACGAAGTCAATCAGCCGTTGACCACACTGCCTTCAAAAGATGAGTTTCTGCAGATTATCACTAAGAACATTCATCAGGTTCTGAGCCTGGAAAAGGCTCCTGCTGAATCCGTCGTCGGAATCGGCGTGGCTATGCACGGGCTGGTGGATACCGAGAAAGGGATCTCTGTATTTGCCCCACACCTTAACCTTGAAAATATTCCGCTAAAAGAAGTTCTCGAACACGAGTTTACCGTACCTGTTTTTGTGGAGAATGATGTACGCGCCCTCACTCTCGCCGAAAGCTGGTACGGTCAGGGGCAGGCCGTGTCTAATTTCATCTGTATCAGTGTGGGCCTCGGTGTTGGGTCCGGGATGGTTCTGAATAATAAAATCTTCCGCGGCCCCTATCATGCTGCCGGTGAGATCGGGCACACAACTGTCGATGTAAGCGGCCCCCGCTGTCATTGCGGCAATCACGGCTGCCTCGAAGCCTACGCTTCCGAACATGCTATTCTGTACAGGATAAAAAAAGGAATACGCATGGGCAGAAGTACCATTCTTACCGAGTGGCTCAGAGGGGATGAAAACAGTTTAACAATCGAAATGGTATTCAAGGCTGCAGCAGAAGGAGATCCTCACGCAGTGGAGACACTCGAGGATTCCGGCAGATACCTCGGCATAGCCATTGCCAACGTTATCAACATTCTCACCCCTTCGAGAATCATTCTGGAAGGACGGATCTTTGAAGCCGGTGATCTCATTCTCTCCCCACTCAGACAGATGGTCGAGAAAGGATCTCTCCGCCATACAATGGAAAAAACAAAGATCTCCACCTCCTCTCTCGGTAAGGACGGCATGTTGACAGGCGCGTTCACTCTGGTGCTGCGGAATATATTTATACCGGAGGAAGTCTAG
- a CDS encoding M42 family metallopeptidase, producing MNTELFYEQLREIAAIQGTPGQEMHIVRALAERFGRVADEVEVDHMGNLYATIQGNRPGPHIMVSAHSDEIGCVVRDIDDRGFLKVELTGGVIESLLIGRKVNVNGHFGVVGVKAGHLQTAEERGRVPSMQELYVDVGASSRQEVVEMGIEVGSPVSYISAIERFTNENLICGKAIDNRSCCVILLQLLADLSETRDFAGTVTGVVAVQEEVGLRGAKVATYKVNPDFAIVLDTIPCADTPDSVNSGYPVAIGSGPVIPALAGGAVRGNLMSPQVKKLLTRYAKELDVPYQLAVMSGATTDLAAVHLEREGVLAGAITFARRYSHSPVEVADLRDFEAGYRLLKRVVTDADEWGDLGFLPDGV from the coding sequence TTGAATACGGAACTTTTCTATGAACAGCTGAGGGAAATTGCGGCAATTCAGGGGACACCGGGTCAGGAGATGCACATCGTCCGTGCGCTGGCGGAGCGATTTGGCAGAGTGGCAGATGAGGTGGAGGTGGACCATATGGGCAACCTCTACGCCACCATTCAGGGGAACCGTCCGGGACCTCATATTATGGTGAGTGCTCACTCCGATGAAATCGGCTGTGTCGTCCGGGATATTGACGACCGGGGGTTTTTGAAAGTGGAGCTGACCGGCGGCGTGATCGAATCGCTTTTAATTGGCCGCAAGGTGAATGTGAACGGCCATTTCGGCGTGGTCGGAGTGAAAGCCGGTCATCTTCAGACGGCTGAAGAAAGAGGCCGGGTGCCTTCCATGCAGGAGCTTTACGTTGATGTAGGCGCTTCGTCCCGTCAGGAAGTGGTGGAAATGGGAATCGAAGTGGGGTCGCCGGTCAGCTACATAAGTGCCATCGAACGCTTTACAAATGAGAACCTGATCTGCGGCAAGGCGATCGATAACCGGTCCTGCTGTGTGATTCTTCTTCAGCTTTTAGCCGACCTGAGTGAAACCCGTGATTTTGCCGGTACGGTTACAGGTGTGGTGGCGGTCCAGGAAGAAGTGGGTCTTCGCGGGGCAAAGGTGGCAACGTACAAAGTGAATCCTGATTTTGCGATTGTGCTCGATACTATTCCGTGCGCAGACACGCCTGACAGTGTGAACAGCGGCTATCCGGTGGCCATAGGATCCGGGCCGGTGATCCCTGCACTTGCAGGCGGTGCGGTCCGGGGGAATCTCATGTCGCCTCAGGTGAAAAAACTGCTCACACGCTATGCGAAGGAGCTCGATGTGCCTTACCAGCTGGCGGTCATGAGCGGAGCGACAACAGATCTGGCAGCCGTTCATCTGGAGCGGGAAGGGGTCCTGGCAGGGGCGATTACGTTTGCCCGCCGTTATTCCCATTCCCCGGTTGAGGTGGCAGATCTGCGAGATTTTGAAGCAGGGTACCGTCTGTTAAAGCGTGTGGTAACGGATGCAGATGAGTGGGGAGACCTGGGGTTTCTGCCGGATGGTGTTTAG
- a CDS encoding DUF3267 domain-containing protein: protein MTGEEVREVERQLDEERYEVYDRTFSVARANKQALIWGGVIFIVTMVAFVAVWGPRGNGFSELLWIGLTIFAFIFLHELLHAAGYILAGKVKAGDVKLGVFWKKLTPYAHCKVPIRAEAYRFAVILPVILGIGPLLYAFAAGSYFWMMVGTIMLIGSTGDWMIVRSIREFDRDAFVEDHPEEIGCRVYVKK from the coding sequence ATGACTGGGGAAGAGGTGAGGGAAGTGGAGAGACAGCTTGACGAAGAAAGATACGAAGTTTATGACCGGACATTTTCCGTGGCCCGTGCGAATAAACAGGCGCTGATCTGGGGCGGCGTTATTTTTATCGTGACAATGGTGGCTTTCGTGGCAGTATGGGGACCCAGGGGGAACGGGTTCAGCGAGCTGTTATGGATCGGGCTGACCATCTTCGCCTTCATTTTCCTGCACGAGCTCCTCCATGCGGCCGGCTATATACTGGCAGGCAAAGTAAAGGCGGGGGACGTGAAGCTCGGCGTGTTCTGGAAAAAGCTGACGCCCTACGCTCACTGTAAAGTGCCGATCCGGGCCGAGGCTTACCGGTTTGCGGTCATTCTTCCGGTCATCCTGGGAATTGGGCCATTGCTCTATGCTTTTGCTGCAGGAAGCTATTTCTGGATGATGGTCGGAACGATTATGCTGATCGGCTCAACAGGAGACTGGATGATCGTCAGGTCAATTCGGGAGTTTGATCGTGATGCTTTCGTGGAGGATCATCCGGAGGAGATCGGATGCCGGGTGTATGTGAAAAAATGA
- a CDS encoding MerR family transcriptional regulator, whose translation MQVKQVAELTGVSVRTLHHYDKIGLLKPESVTEAGYRIYSDDNLEKLQQILFFREIGFPLSKIKDILDNPDFNRKEALRLQRNALMEKRRRLNRMIATVEKTLDHERGDREMSKKEQFEGFDFSRNPYEQEARDRWGDKAVDQSQEKVKGFDTAVMQQEMNDLYRELASIRHLDPASNEAQQAIGKWYRMLQQFGSYTPEMFRSLGQMYVDDERFTKNIDRFGTGLASFMRDAMAVYAEKQK comes from the coding sequence ATGCAGGTCAAACAGGTAGCAGAACTGACGGGCGTCAGTGTCCGCACACTGCATCATTACGATAAAATCGGGCTTTTGAAACCGGAATCAGTCACGGAAGCAGGGTACCGGATCTATTCAGACGACAATCTGGAAAAGCTGCAGCAGATTCTTTTTTTCAGGGAAATAGGGTTCCCCCTGAGTAAAATCAAAGACATACTGGATAACCCCGATTTCAACCGGAAGGAAGCCCTCCGCCTCCAGCGGAACGCCCTGATGGAGAAACGGCGGCGCCTGAACCGGATGATCGCCACGGTGGAGAAAACACTTGATCACGAGAGAGGAGACAGAGAAATGAGCAAAAAAGAACAGTTTGAGGGCTTTGATTTTTCACGTAATCCTTATGAACAGGAAGCCCGGGACCGGTGGGGAGACAAAGCCGTTGATCAGTCTCAGGAAAAAGTGAAAGGCTTCGACACTGCAGTTATGCAGCAGGAGATGAACGATCTATACAGGGAACTCGCTTCAATCCGGCACCTGGACCCTGCCTCCAACGAAGCCCAGCAGGCGATCGGAAAATGGTACCGGATGCTGCAGCAGTTTGGCAGCTATACGCCCGAAATGTTTCGCAGCCTCGGGCAGATGTATGTGGATGATGAGCGGTTTACAAAGAACATCGACCGGTTCGGTACCGGCCTCGCCTCATTTATGAGAGATGCGATGGCGGTGTATGCAGAAAAACAAAAATAA